CCGCGACCCGGCCCACGTGGCGCGCGACGTGTGGTGGCGCAAGGTGTCCGTCGCGGCCGCCGAGGCCGACTACGGCGTCGTCTTCGCCGGCGAGGTGGACCCCGACGGCGTGGCGGCCCCCGAGGTCGACGTCGACGCGACCACCGCGCTGCGGGAGAAGCTGCGCTCGGAGCGCGACGCCGACGCGCCGTTCTTCGACCGCGGTCCCGGCTACGCCCGGTTGTCCGGCGGGGCCACGAGCTCGCCGTACGACTACGTCTGAGCCGATGACCGACCCCCGCCCCACCCTGCGCGTGGCGGTCACCGGCGCGTCCGGCAAGACCGGAGCCACCGTCGTGGCCGGCCTCCTCGAGGCCGGCCACGAGCCGGTGGCCCTGGTCCGTCGGCCCGAGGCCGCGGCGTCCCTGCGCGAGCAGGGCGCCGCGGCCCGCGTCGTCGACCTGGAGGCCGGTCCCGACGCGATCGCCGCCGCCCTCGCCGACGTCGACGCGGTGCACCACGTGCCGCCCAACATGCACCCGGCCGAGGACGCCCTCACCGCCGACGTCGTGGCCGCCACCGAGCGCGCCGGCGTCCGCCGCTTCGTCTTCCACTCGGTCCTGCAGCCCCACGTGCCGGCCATGCCGCACCACCTGCGCAAGGCGACCTCCGAGCTCACCGTGCGCTCCAGCTCCCTGGCCTGGACCGTGCTGCAGCCCGCCAGCTACGCCCAGAACGTGCTCCCCTTCTGGGACGCCGCGGTCGCCGGCGGCACCTACCGGGTCCCGTACGACGTCGCCCAGCCCTTCACGCCGGTCGACCTGGCCGACGTGGCGGGCGCCGTGGTGGCGGTCCTCGAGGACCCGGCCACCACGTACGGCACCTTCGAGCTCGCCGGCCCCGAGGTGCTGACCAGCGCCGACCTGGCCGCGGTGATCGCCGAGCTGTCCGGCCGGCCCGTGGTGGCCGAGCGGCAGCCGGTCGCCGACTGGCGCGCCGCCGTCGACCCCGACGGCACCCGCCCGGACGTCGACGACCTCGTCGCGATGTTCGACCACTACGACGCCCACGGGCTCGTCGGCAGCCCGCTCGCGCTCGGCGTCCTGCTGGGGCGCACCCCCACCACGGTCCGCGACGCGCTCCGCCGCGACCTCGGCCTGGCCTGAGGCGGTCGGGCCCGACCCGCTCGGGCCCGACCGCGCTCCGCCCGCCACCCGGACAGCAACGTCTGCCAACGACGGCGGCCCACCTCGGGCATCCCTCGCCGTACCCCCGCGCTCCCGCCGCGCCTAGATTCGACGCAGACGGCGAGAGCCAGATCACACGGATGGAGAACCACGTGCGCGCGCTCATCGCACTCGGCGGCAACGCCATGACAGCACCGGACGGCTCGGCCACGGTGGAGGCCCAGCGGGAGGCCATCAGCACGGCCGCCGCGCGGATCGCCGAGCTCGTCGCCACCGGCACCGACGTCGTGGTCACCCACGGCAACGGCCCCCAGGTCGGCAACCTGCTGGTGAAGAACGAGCTGACCGCCCACGTCGTCCCGATGGTCCCGCTCGACTGGTGCGGCGCCCAGACCCAGGGCACCCTCGGCTACACGCTGACGACCTGCCTGGATGCCGCGCTCGCCGCGGAGGGCATCGACCGCCGCGCCGCGGCCCTCGTCACCCGCACCGTCGTCGACGCCGACGACCCCGACTTCCTGCAGCCCAGCAAGCCGGTCGGCCGCTTCCTGCCCGAGGCCGAGGCGCAGCGCTTCGTCGCCGAGGGCCAGAACTGGCAGGACCGCGGCGAGAAGGGCTGGCGCCGCGTCGTGCCGTCGCCGCAGCCCCGCGAGATCGTCGACGCCCCCGCGGTGCTGGCGCTGGTGGAGTCCGGCTTCGTCGTGGTCGCCGCCGGCGGCGGCGGGATCCCGGTCGTGCGCGGCGAGGGTGGCGCGCTCACCGGCGTCGAGGCCGTCATCGACAAGGACCTCGGGGCAGCGCTGCTGGGCCGGCTCGTCCACGCCGACGTGCTCGTCATCGCCACCGACGTCGACAACGCCGTCATCGGCTGGGGCACCCCCGACGCCCGCCCGCTCGGCCGCGTGACCGTGGACGAGATGCGGACCATCGCCGCCGAGGGTCACTTCGCGTCCGGCAGCATGGGTCCCAAGGTCGAGGCCGCGCTCCGGTTCGCCGAGCAGGGCGGCTGCTCGATCATCACGTCGCTCGACCGCATCCGTGACGCCGTCGCCGCCGTCGCGGAGCACGTCCAGGGGACCGGCGGCACCGGGGACGGCGCCGACCTGGTCGGCACCGTCATCGTGCCGGAGCCGGCTCCCGCCACCGTCTGACCCGCACCGATCCCCGGCCGCGACGCGGCCGGGGCCACCGAAGAGAGAGGTAACCGTCGTGCCCGACGCCATCGAGGTCCGCAAGGTCCCCATCAAGAACGTCTCGGACGCATCCGGACTCGCCGAGCTGATCGACGCCGGCATCATCGAGGCCGACCGCGTCATCGCCGTCATCGGCAAGACCGAGGGCAACGGCGGCGTGAACGACTACACCCGCATCATCGCCGACCGCGCGTTCCGCGAGGTGCTCCTCGCGAAGGGCTCGCGCCCCGAGTCCGAGGTCAAGCAGGTCCCGATCGTGTGGTCCGGCGGCACGGACGGCGTCATCTCGCCCCACGCCACCATCTTCGCGACCGTGCCCGAGGACAAGGTCGAGAAGACCGACGACCTCCGCCTGACGGTCGGCTTCGCCATGAGTGAGGAGCTGCTGCCCGAGGACATCGGCCGCGTCACGATGGTCGACAAGGTCGCCGCCGGCGTGCGCGTCGCCATGGAGCGCGCAGGCATCACTGACCCGGCCGACGTGCACTACGTGCAGACCAAGACGCCGCTGCTCACCATCCACACCATCCGCGACGCCAAGAGCCGCGGCAAGACGGTCTGGACCGAGCACACCCACGAGTCGATGGACCTGTCC
This Nocardioides alkalitolerans DNA region includes the following protein-coding sequences:
- a CDS encoding carbamate kinase — protein: MRALIALGGNAMTAPDGSATVEAQREAISTAAARIAELVATGTDVVVTHGNGPQVGNLLVKNELTAHVVPMVPLDWCGAQTQGTLGYTLTTCLDAALAAEGIDRRAAALVTRTVVDADDPDFLQPSKPVGRFLPEAEAQRFVAEGQNWQDRGEKGWRRVVPSPQPREIVDAPAVLALVESGFVVVAAGGGGIPVVRGEGGALTGVEAVIDKDLGAALLGRLVHADVLVIATDVDNAVIGWGTPDARPLGRVTVDEMRTIAAEGHFASGSMGPKVEAALRFAEQGGCSIITSLDRIRDAVAAVAEHVQGTGGTGDGADLVGTVIVPEPAPATV
- a CDS encoding NmrA family NAD(P)-binding protein, producing the protein MTDPRPTLRVAVTGASGKTGATVVAGLLEAGHEPVALVRRPEAAASLREQGAAARVVDLEAGPDAIAAALADVDAVHHVPPNMHPAEDALTADVVAATERAGVRRFVFHSVLQPHVPAMPHHLRKATSELTVRSSSLAWTVLQPASYAQNVLPFWDAAVAGGTYRVPYDVAQPFTPVDLADVAGAVVAVLEDPATTYGTFELAGPEVLTSADLAAVIAELSGRPVVAERQPVADWRAAVDPDGTRPDVDDLVAMFDHYDAHGLVGSPLALGVLLGRTPTTVRDALRRDLGLA
- a CDS encoding ring-opening amidohydrolase, which translates into the protein MPDAIEVRKVPIKNVSDASGLAELIDAGIIEADRVIAVIGKTEGNGGVNDYTRIIADRAFREVLLAKGSRPESEVKQVPIVWSGGTDGVISPHATIFATVPEDKVEKTDDLRLTVGFAMSEELLPEDIGRVTMVDKVAAGVRVAMERAGITDPADVHYVQTKTPLLTIHTIRDAKSRGKTVWTEHTHESMDLSNGCTALGIAVALGEIEQPTDADVMHNRDLYSSVASCSSGVELDQAQIVVVGNARGVGGRYRIGHSVMNDALDTDGIWAAIKDAGLDLPERPHTSDLGGRLVNVFLKCEVSQDGEVRGRRNAMLDDSDVHWHRQIKSAVGGVTASVTGDPAVFVSVSAAHQGPDGGGPVAAIVDLGENPTGYPAP